The segment GTACCTGTTTATTTCAGTGTTAAACCAAAAACACGAAGGAAATATTACTTTGCCTTTAGTTTCGCTGCAATAAATTTCTCTCTTAATCTTCATAAATCGAATAGGGTCTGGCTATTTCTACGTCAAATTTTAGGAGTTTTAAGTCAGTCTCCTTTATAAAGATTTATAGATCTAGAAGACGCTTATTCTGTCATTTTGTTCCCAGGGACCAGAGATTCGTACTGGGTTCCTGAAAGATGGGAAACCCATCCAGCTCAAACAGGGTCAAGAAATCACCTTATCAACTGACTATAGCTTGAAGGGTGATGAGAATATGATTTGCATGAGCTACAAAAAGTTGGCCGAGGACGTGCAACCTGGAATGGTGATACTTTGTGCAGATGGAACAATATCATTTACAGTATTGTCATGTGACACGGAAGCTGGTTTGGTTCGATGTCGCTGTGAAAATTCTGCTGTTCTTGGTGAGAGGAAAAATGTTAATCTCCCAGGAGTTATAGTGGATCTTCCAACCTTAACAGAGAAGGACAAGGAAGATATATTGGCTTGGGGAGTTcccaataaaattgacatgatTGCTTTATCTTTTGTTCGAAAAGGCTCAGACCTTGTGGAGGTCCGGAAGTTGCTTGGAAAGCATGCTAAGAACATCCTTCTCATGTCAAAGGTGTGTTGATTACATTAGATCCTAAGAAAATTTCTGTTCTACCTGCTTTTATTGGTAATCAGAACCAAGCATTCAATTAAACATTCGTTCAAGtgaatttttgatattttgcttGGCTTGAGTATGTATCGGTTGATATTAATCGTACTTGGAGATGGAATCCATGCGAGGAACCAGTAGAAAAGGTCACTATCTGCCTTTAAATTTTGAGCAAGTGCCTACAAAGGGATTGTTTTAAACACTTACGTTCACGGCAATGTAATGCCACTCCAGCAGTATAGAACAGCATTCCACATGATGTTGTAAAAATATACTAGAGTGCCATTACAAATGGATGGAGTGGCATCATTAACACCCTTATCTTTGATGCTTAGATGGTTGCTTTCTGATGTTTTGTTGTCATTCTATTTTTCCTTTGAAACTTTTTTGGTAGGTTGAAAATCAAGAAGAGCGGCAaactttgatgatattttagcAAATTCAGATGCATTTATGGTGGCTCGCGGTGACCTTGGAATGGAAATCCCAATTGAAAAAATTTTCCTTGCACAGAAAGTGATGATCTACAAGTGCAACATTCAAGGAAAACCAGTTGTCACTGCAACACAGATGTTGGAGTCCATGATGAAGGCCCCGCGGCCAACTAGAGCAGAAGCCACTGATGTTGCCAATGTAGTTCTTGATGGTACTGACTGTGTGATGCTGAGTGGTGAAACAGCAGCTGGAGCTTATCCAGAACTTGCTGTTCAGACCATGGCCAAAATATGCGTAGAAGCTGAAAGCACGCTGGATTATGGAGATGTCTTTAAAAGAACTACGAAACACTCGCCAGTGCCCATGAGCCCATTAGAGAGTCTGGCCTCATCTGCTGTTAGAACAGCCAATTCAGTACAAGCATCTCTTATATTGGTCTTAACAAGGGGAGGAAGCACTGCAAAACTGATGGCAAAATACAGACCAGGCCTGCCCATTTTGTCTGTCGTCGTCCCTGAGATTCAGACCGATTCCTTTGATTGGTCATGTAGCGATGAAGCTCCTGCAAGGCACAGCCTTATATTCCGTAGGTTGGTACCAGTTTTATATGCAGGATCTGCTAAAGCTTCTCATGCTGAGACAACTGAAGAAGCTTTGGATTTTGCCCTTCAACTTGCCAAGGGGAAGGGTCTATGCAGGACTGGGGATCCTGTGGTAGCTCTGCATCGGGTTGGAACTGCATCTGTCATCAAGATCATAAATGTGAAGTGATGTTTGAATACACTGACCTTTTGTTCTACTTTCATTTTTGGGAGGTCTCATGAATCAGGATGAAGGAAAAGACACTGCTAGTATTTCCGTTCTGCTTTCCTTTTCCTCTAACCTTTTCTCTAGGAACGAAAGAAACTTTGGTTATTATTTACATTGTTTTCTTGAGCTCATGGTTTGAAGCTTATATCCTCGAACAACAATTTGGTTGCTGGGAATTTTGATCTTGTAGAACCCTGTTGTTCATTTTTGTCAAGCAACCAAATTGTTTTGTCGTATGTTCTACGTTGGCATGCGGAGCTTGCCTCCAAACTCTTAAAGTACTTGGACGTTCATGAATCCATTTCAAGCACAAGAAAtccttgtttttgttgttttattcagTGTTTGAACTACAAGTTGGTATCTATCTTGCATGAGTTATTACGACATGCTGGCGTGTCTGAATATTTCAAGAGTTAACTGTAAATTTGCTTTGGGATCCGTCCCCAAAAGAAGATTTTTCTATACATTCTGGAGAGGTTCATAAATGTCACATGGAAACAGAATATAAGAATATTCAGCAAAGGACAATTCACATGAGTTTGAcgtatgaaaaaaagaagatggtcCAAGCGTGTAATCGAAGTGGTGGACCAACTCCATGTCTCGGCCAGATCTTTTAGCCTGATAATCCACCCCATTATTTTATTACTACGTGCTTAGCACAATCAGCTCAAGCAACGCTGACACTGATGTAATTCGTATATAAACCTTCAACAAGTCACACTCAGCCCTCTATTATTAAGAAAATGGAGGGGAATTGTTATCTACTTCGTCAAGTCCAACATGATTACACAAGTGATCAAACCAACACGCCTTGCAAGCAGCTTGTAATTCATTCATGCGAGTCACAAGCCACATGGCCCATCTCAAGAAGTCTTTAGCCCCGTTTGATGTACTGGACAACGGAACAAATTGATGcttttgatatcaaatataCTGTCTACAAAGAGCCTGGTCTATATCATATGGCTCCCTCCTTATCGTGACTACCAATTCAAGCAAGAAGAAACTCCACTTTCAACATTAACAAACAGCAATAGCCTTGACGTTAAGCCATTCATTCATTGGGCTAAAGAAAGCGATTCACAGTAGTCCCCTCACTCAGTTGGGGGAAAGAAAGCCAGTGCAACTATTGAGCCATTCAAAGTAGTTTCGGAAATAATATACAGATAGAAGAGCCAGGGGAAACAACAGAAATATAAACTTCTCCAtgaaggcaagaaaaaaaaaatctacaaaaaccAGAGTGATTAAAACACAATTTTCAGTAAGTAATATACTATGTACATAAGCAGGCAGCACATTCAAGCAACAAGAAGCTAATATAGCGACTTCAGAAAATATACTCAAACTCAATTCTCATCTGTTTGAGAAGCACCTCCTGGTGCATTTGAGGAGGATGCTGTTGAGGATGGATGGCTTCCACCAGGTTGAGAACCAGATGAAGATGAAAACAAGCTATTGAAAGGCCATGGAAAGGAAAACCTTCTCCCATTTCCACTTCTTCCTTCCCCATCTCCCTCTTCAACATTAATTCCATAACTAATATTACTTTCACTGTTAGTGCTTTCACTGTCCCTCTGATCAAAGGTATTTCTAGATCTCTCAGAATCAAGCTTGGACTCGTCAACAGGCAACTGATGCCTGCAAACTGGACAGGAACTATGAAGCTCCAGCCATGGCAATATACACCCACTATGAAACTTGTGCTTACATGGCATTTCCATTGCCTCGGCACCAATCTCAAAATCATCCAAGCACACCGAACACTGCAAAGGCTCCTTAACAGTTACAGTAGGCAATGCCTCAATGGCTTCCTTTTGAGCTGGTGGAGTTCCATATCTATTAGGATCATTCTCTGCCAAGTGCTGCAATAACAAATCCAAGCCAGGTCCAATGACATAATCACCGAATGACCCAATTGCATTTTGATTCTGGTTTTGAACATTGTTTGAATCATAAGAACCCTGAACAATGATACTTTGATTAAATGGATTGATCAAAATGACACGCTCTCTTTCCCTGTTCATATCCCTAACCCTATCCCTATCCCTATCTCCTTCCAAGTTCTCGGATTCAGATACCAAAATTCCAGCACGAATTCCTTGAAGCAATTGCAATATTGTAGCCGAGTTTCTtctgctcctcctcctcctcctcatgaATGATTCTATTTCACGCTCAAATTCTGGTTCTCCTGCATGGTTTGCTTCACCATCATCATTGCCGTCCTCATCTTCTTCATACTCCACCCTTCTAAGCCTTCTACGGCGATGGGAATTTCCCACCATGCCAAGCAAGATTGGGGCCCAAAGGGAGAGGGCATGATCAGATCCAAATTCAGAGTCAGGGACCTGATTATCCCCAGTGCTATCAATCATATCTTCAATGAAACCATTTTGGCAAAAAGGGCATTTGATCTCAACTCCCATGATGGGATTTACCATTTGAGAGCACATATGGCACCAGTAGCGTGCAGCCATTGTTTGTCCCCCCTCCCCTCCTTCACCAACAaacacaaccacaaccacaactaTCCTCTTGCTGTCCTTGCCACAATCAAAGCAGTACATTAATAcatcaaataaaagaaagaaccaAATCAGCATCCCAATCTCAAATTCACACAGGAacaaagtaaatgaaaaaacaaaaaaagaatcatttcTTTCACAATGCACAAATCTAACACATAAACACCAGCACAATACATAATTCTCTATAGGACAGAGCTCATGGTTTAGCAAACAAAACCACAAATTTCAAGatctagaaaacaataaaataatattgatcaCTACCAGATGAAAAGTTAGAATTTTGAAAGAACCCatcaaaaaattgaaatgagaaGATTAAAAAggtttcatctttgaaaacaaaaacaaaaacaaaaacaaaaacaaaattgttgagACAGATCGATCCCTACAATACAAGATGgtcaaacaaaaagaagactATAAAGTGATGTCCTTACAAATGAAAAAACCAAGGAAAACGCAAAATTCTCCTTTCAATCAACACCTTAAAGTATGTGGTCTTGTACTCTACTTCTTCAAGACAAGATgatgatttaagaaaaaaatatgagcaaGAAACTGAAGACGCTTTTATgaggaaaaaacaataaaaagaaaaagggtaggTGGAGGGGGGGGGGATTTATATAAAGGGTACAAATTTATGAGGGAACGGGAGCAGAAAGATCTGGAAGCATGGAGAGCAGGGAAAAGGAGCACAGACAAGGAAGTTCATAGAATTTGACCAAACATCTCATTATCTAACAAACATTCAAATCATCTAACATAGGATAGTATATGATATTAAAAGCAAACCATTTCACTTTGA is part of the Populus nigra chromosome 8, ddPopNigr1.1, whole genome shotgun sequence genome and harbors:
- the LOC133701673 gene encoding E3 ubiquitin-protein ligase SIRP1-like isoform X1, giving the protein MIEREREIGWVVLSVSVEYGTGKLANGNLSKRIVVVVVVFVGEGGEGGQTMAARYWCHMCSQMVNPIMGVEIKCPFCQNGFIEDMIDSTGDNQVPDSEFGSDHALSLWAPILLGMVGNSHRRRRLRRVEYEEDEDGNDDGEANHAGEPEFEREIESFMRRRRRSRRNSATILQLLQGIRAGILVSESENLEGDRDRDRVRDMNRERERVILINPFNQSIIVQGSYDSNNVQNQNQNAIGSFGDYVIGPGLDLLLQHLAENDPNRYGTPPAQKEAIEALPTVTVKEPLQCSVCLDDFEIGAEAMEMPCKHKFHSGCILPWLELHSSCPVCRHQLPVDESKLDSERSRNTFDQRDSESTNSESNISYGINVEEGDGEGRSGNGRRFSFPWPFNSLFSSSSGSQPGGSHPSSTASSSNAPGGASQTDEN
- the LOC133701673 gene encoding E3 ubiquitin-protein ligase SIRP1-like isoform X2, with protein sequence MAARYWCHMCSQMVNPIMGVEIKCPFCQNGFIEDMIDSTGDNQVPDSEFGSDHALSLWAPILLGMVGNSHRRRRLRRVEYEEDEDGNDDGEANHAGEPEFEREIESFMRRRRRSRRNSATILQLLQGIRAGILVSESENLEGDRDRDRVRDMNRERERVILINPFNQSIIVQGSYDSNNVQNQNQNAIGSFGDYVIGPGLDLLLQHLAENDPNRYGTPPAQKEAIEALPTVTVKEPLQCSVCLDDFEIGAEAMEMPCKHKFHSGCILPWLELHSSCPVCRHQLPVDESKLDSERSRNTFDQRDSESTNSESNISYGINVEEGDGEGRSGNGRRFSFPWPFNSLFSSSSGSQPGGSHPSSTASSSNAPGGASQTDEN